In one Lolium rigidum isolate FL_2022 chromosome 3, APGP_CSIRO_Lrig_0.1, whole genome shotgun sequence genomic region, the following are encoded:
- the LOC124694570 gene encoding uncharacterized protein LOC124694570 — translation MSWGPLCSAMVGFRLGSCRMKSLPGRTTGRAIPAHVASSSFYPSSLSLVPPRPPLLSLVPPRRLCTLCDLALHWFDPLQMELQVVCSPVASLIASSPIFLGCKKGRRGFRVQAVSKQKRWRAKLSAQILVSKDFTTSCLDRVVVTAAVKVRGSLLPQPGNAPKFAELYIYHGGDEVDNRIQALSKDDKIEGTLDKAIVKGLEVMLDTHNSLVKKFRMAKQVLAENEFANVSIRIVAPGLTDGPQFNLPSTDELACLLSNDDLRSESLQGLVDAVGAGHMDGSEIGKKNILPSSFTGGRRYMIENFQDAVAIARVHGCPDIFTTFTCNPKWPEITEALLPEPGQKPHNRADITVRVYHMKLDEYLCDIRAGRAFGKVTAVLHTVEFQKRGLPHAHILVWQDKENRGEMAINPLREIHKDSHHWTICVLVSRMWHYRGGTDEGAIKHTDLVLLDTDGTHMYGQLPPTTAERLKDVLQEGKVFVIRKFFCNASRTSFRPVESPFMVQFTKYTTVEERPGLEVNYPFCTYSLTAFDELPDPSGRPTRFVDVIGKISHVSDVVPVQSLYQTEASNTRTIVLTNLLGAELRLVLWGDRAVEFDADLVRAMGDKEPVIGIFVGTLTKNHRGVTGLSGSSACRWYIDEDIPDINSFRKGLGEQFTPLSAYVPTVSDAIPARVYAEPVEMTMKELNDVDPFVDMEKRFICSVVVDFITADQRWWFASCKLCHKSAKHDGYQFHCSGEACGSVKADLAYCVSFFASDATGGAEFVMFDRVGVAAVGKHLMTLMHQRYPGHSTVDEIVAVARHDTGIPAEISRLVSQKYKLLVSISKKWKTGNNVDEPLAFQVCRIIETYKPDLPPLSFNSGLVSTALPSSASGSGTRTPPLGPVMSPGLHAPHASGSPHNQAFRVGYGSHVAHARAPPTARLSPATPAKSNSSAPMRGVRRSLFASPSKDKEHTDVDNSVPIGEVSDALVDDAAAAAEDKEDNVVLSKGVVVGFKEDGVLLPKSKRGASGNKPGGGIKKPKL, via the exons ATGTCGTGGGGCCCGTTGTGCAGCGCGATGGTGGGCTTCCGCCTGGGTTCCTGCCGCATGAAGTCCCTGCCCGGTCGGACGACGGGACGAGCCATACCTGCCCATGTCGCCTCCAGCTCCTTTTACCCCTCTTCTCTCTCACTCGTCCCTCCTCGCCCGCCTCTTCTCTCGCTCGTCCCTCCTCGCCGCCTCTGCACGCTCTGCGATTTGGCTCTTCATTGGTTTGATCCACTGCAGATGGAGCTTCAG GTTGTTTGTTCCCCCGTTGCTTCATTGATTGCTTCCTCTCCAATCTTCCTCGGTTGCAAAAAAG GGAGGAGAGGTTTCAGAGTTCAAGCCGTTTCAAAGCAGAAACGGTGGAGAGCTAAGCTGAGTGCTCAG ATCCTGGTGTCTAAGGATTTCACGACCTCGTGCTTGGACCGTGTTGTGGTCACTGCTGCTGTCAAG GTCAGAG GATCACTTTTGCCTCAGCCAGGGAATGCTCCAAAATTTGCAGAGTTATATATATATCATGGAGGAGATGAAGTTGATAATAGAATTCAGGCTTTAAGCAAGGATGATAAAATTGAGGGCACCTTAGACAAGGCCATTGTTAAGGGGCTTGAGGTCATGCTTGATACGCATAATTCTCTTGTGAAGAAGTTTCGCATGGCTAAGCAAGTTTTAGCAGAAAATGAGTTTGCTAATGTTTCCATTCGTATAGTTGCTCCTGGTTTAACAGATGGGCCTCAATTTAATCTACCTTCCACGGATGAGCTTGCGTGCTTG TTAAGCAACGATGATTTGAGGTCTGAGAGTCTGCAAGGACTTGTAGATGCGGTTGGAGCAGGTCATATGGATGGAAGCGAGATAGGTAAAAAAAAtatcctgccttcttcttttactGGCGGCCGCCGTTATATGATTGAAAATTTTCAAGATGCGGTGGCCATTGCGCGTGTTCATGGTTGTCCGGATATTTTTACCACCTTCACATGTAACCCAAAATGGCCTGAAATCACAGAGGCTCTTCTTCCTGAGCCTGGCCAAAAACCACATAACAGAGCTGATATTACTGTTAGGGTCTACCACATGAAGCTTGATGAATATCTATGTGATATTAGGGCGGGGAGAGCGTTTGGGAAAGTTACTGCAG TGTTGCACACCGTAGAGTTCCAGAAAAGGGGGCTACCTCACGCACATATACTCGTTTGGCAAGACAAGGAAAATCGAGGTGAG ATGGCGATTAACCCGCTTAGGGAGATTCACAAGGATAGCCATCACTGGACTATCTGCGTTCTTGTTTCTCGCATGTGGCACTATCGTGGAGGGACTGATGAGGGCGCTATTAAGCACACTGACCTGGTTCTGCTTGATACAGAT GGAACTCATATGTATGGCCAGCTCCCTCCAACCACTGCTGAGCGCCTCAAGGATGTGTTGCAGGAGGGAAAGGTTTTCGTTATAAGGAAATTCTTCTGTAACGCGTCCAGGACATCTTTTAGGCCTGTGGAGAGTCCTTTCATGGTTCAGTTCACAAAATACACTACTGTTGAGGAGAGGCCTGGGTTGGAGGTTAATTACCCATTCTGCACGTACAGTTTGACTGCATTTGATGAACTCCCAGATCCCAGTGGACGTCCTACACGCTTCGTCG ATGTTATTGGCAAAATCTCGCATGTTTCAGACGTTGTCCCTGTTCAATCTCTGTACCAGACAGAAGCTTCTAACACGAGAACAATTGTACTGACGAACCTGTT GGGTGCCGAGCTGAGGCTTGTTCTCTGGGGTGACCGAGCGGTTGAATTTGATGCAGACTTGGTTCGTGCAATGGGTGATAAGGAACCAGTCATTGGTATCTTCGTGGGAACATTGACTAAGAACCATCGAG GTGTCACGGGGTTAAGTGGTAGCTCTGCTTGTCGCTGGTATATTGATGAGGACATACCTGATATTAACTCATTTCGTAAAGG CCTTGGAGAGCAGTTTACTCCTCTGTCTGCCTATGTCCCCACGGTGTCAGATGCCATTCCAGCGCGTGTCTATGCAGAACCTGTTGAGATGACTATGAAAGAACTCAATGATGTTGACCCTTTTGTAGATATG GAAAAGAGGTTTATCtgcagtgttgttgttgacttcATTACTGCTGATCAGCGATGGTGGTTTGCTTCATGTAAACTATGCCACAAGTCTGCTAAGCATGATGGCTACCAGTTCCATTGCTCGGGCGAAGCCTGCGGCTCTGTTAAGGCTGATCTAGC GTACTGCGTTTCGTTCTTTGCATCTGATGCCACGGGTGGGGCTGAGTTTGTAATGTTTGATAGGGTTGGAGTAGCAGCTGTAGGCAAGCATCTGATGACCTTGATGCATCAGAGGTACCCAGGTCATTCCACAGTCGATGAGATAGTTGCAGTTGCTAGGCATGACACTGGTATTCCAGCAGAGATTTCTCGGCTTGTTAGCCAAAAGTATAAACTTTTGGTCAGCATATCCAAAAAGTGGAAGACAGGCAACAATGTCGACGAGCCCCTTGCTTTCCAGGTCTGCAGGATTATAGAGACATACAAGCCCGACTTGCCGCCTCTTAGTTTTAACTCTGGTTTGGTTTCTACTGCGCTTCCATCATCAGCCAGTGGATCGGGCACGAGAACTCCACCTTTGGGCCCAGTTATGTCGCCTGGGCTGCATGCACCTCATGCGAGTGGTTCACCTCACAATCAAGCCTTTCGTGTTGGATATGGTTCGCATGTGGCGCAT GCTCGAGCCCCGCCTACTGCTAGGCTTAGCCCTGCAACTCCAGCTAAAAG CAATTCATCTGCTCCCATGCGTGGCGTGAG GCGTTCTTTATTCGCAAGCCCTTCCAAAGATAAGGAACATACTGATGTGGACAATAGTGTTCCAATTGGAGAAGTATCAGAT GCCTTGGTGGATGATGCTGCAGCTGCTGCTGaggacaaggaagacaatgttgtGCTTTCAAAGGGTGTTGTTGTTGGGTTCAAAGAAGATGGTGTCCTGCTTCCAAAGTCTAAAAG GGGTGCCTCTGGTAACAAGCCAGGTGGAGGGATCAAGAAACCCAAGTTGTAG